In the Bordetella genomosp. 10 genome, one interval contains:
- a CDS encoding TauD/TfdA family dioxygenase: MEAQVERSRDLAEGEVVSILDTSRPGCPLIRDTPLTGAIVWDRETLAPDDGQLHLDDDCLGEIDAFVEALRRNPLPTLLLTPGDHDMPRCRALMARARDILRDGVGFVILDRIPVQQYSQEECRAIYWMLGQMVARPVAQSFDGKMIYDVKDQGRAYSTSVRGDTTRKDQNFHTDNNYNLCPPHYVALFCLHPAMTGGINSIVSFYAVYNEMLRRHPIELVERLYRPFLANRQREHYPGDPMVLNRPLFTYDGDRLDCKLSRHQTLSGYHLAGQALDPLGLEALDALESIMAEARWNREFFFERGQIQIVDNRRCGHRRTGFVDYPEPERKRHLLRLWLRDTGRRSYHG, encoded by the coding sequence ATGGAAGCACAAGTAGAACGTTCGCGGGACCTTGCGGAAGGCGAGGTGGTGAGCATACTGGATACGTCCAGGCCGGGCTGCCCGTTGATCCGCGACACGCCGCTGACGGGCGCGATCGTCTGGGACCGCGAGACGCTGGCGCCCGATGACGGCCAGCTTCATCTGGACGACGATTGCCTCGGCGAGATCGACGCCTTCGTGGAGGCGCTGCGCCGCAATCCGCTGCCGACGCTGTTGCTGACGCCCGGCGACCACGACATGCCTCGCTGCCGGGCGTTGATGGCGCGGGCGCGCGACATTCTGCGCGACGGCGTGGGCTTCGTCATCCTGGACAGGATTCCGGTCCAGCAGTATTCGCAGGAGGAGTGCCGGGCGATCTACTGGATGCTGGGGCAGATGGTGGCGCGTCCGGTCGCGCAAAGCTTCGACGGAAAAATGATCTACGACGTCAAGGACCAGGGCCGCGCATACAGCACTTCCGTTCGTGGAGACACCACGCGGAAAGACCAGAATTTCCATACCGACAACAACTACAACCTGTGCCCGCCGCATTATGTGGCGTTGTTTTGCCTGCATCCCGCCATGACCGGCGGCATCAACAGCATCGTCAGCTTCTATGCCGTCTACAACGAAATGCTCAGGCGCCATCCCATCGAGTTGGTCGAACGCCTGTACAGGCCCTTCCTGGCGAACCGACAGCGCGAGCATTATCCCGGCGACCCGATGGTGCTGAATCGTCCTCTCTTTACCTACGACGGCGATCGCCTGGACTGCAAACTGTCGCGCCATCAGACGCTCAGCGGCTATCACCTGGCGGGCCAGGCGCTCGACCCCCTGGGGCTGGAAGCGCTGGATGCCCTGGAGTCCATCATGGCGGAAGCGCGTTGGAACCGGGAGTTTTTCTTCGAGCGGGGCCAGATCCAGATCGTGGACAATCGGCGTTGCGGTCATCGGCGCACGGGTTTCGTGGATTACCCGGAGCCGGAGCGCAAACGGCATCTGTTGCGCTTGTGGCTGCGCGATACCGGGCGCCGCTCGTACCACGGTTGA
- the leuD gene encoding 3-isopropylmalate dehydratase small subunit encodes MADTAKIEGRAAPLPIENLDTDQIMPKQFLRGIDKSGLTEGLLYDLRFDTAGRPNPDFVLNQAAYDGASVLVGGSNFGCGSSREHAVWGLLQYGFRAVVAPSFAEIFFSNAMNNRLLLVTLPAAEIAKLMADAGDPAGNAVTIDVHAQTLRSRSVQANFDMVPRHRRMFLEGLDNIGLSLTYQDEVRRFAARHWQAQPWLKDVAALTRKRLSA; translated from the coding sequence ATGGCTGACACCGCGAAGATAGAAGGGCGCGCCGCGCCTTTGCCGATCGAGAACCTGGACACCGACCAGATCATGCCCAAGCAGTTCCTGCGCGGCATCGACAAGTCGGGGCTGACCGAGGGCCTGCTTTACGACCTGCGGTTCGACACCGCGGGAAGGCCGAACCCGGATTTCGTGCTGAACCAGGCGGCTTACGATGGTGCCTCGGTGCTGGTGGGCGGTTCCAATTTCGGCTGTGGCTCCAGCCGCGAGCATGCCGTCTGGGGCCTGTTGCAGTACGGGTTCCGGGCGGTCGTGGCGCCTAGCTTCGCCGAGATTTTCTTCTCCAATGCGATGAACAACCGGCTCTTGCTGGTGACGCTGCCCGCGGCGGAGATCGCGAAGCTGATGGCCGACGCCGGCGACCCCGCCGGGAACGCGGTAACGATAGACGTGCACGCGCAGACGCTGCGCAGCCGCAGCGTGCAGGCGAACTTCGACATGGTCCCGCGCCATCGCCGCATGTTCCTGGAGGGCCTGGACAACATCGGCCTGTCCCTGACCTACCAGGACGAGGTGCGGCGTTTCGCCGCGCGCCATTGGCAGGCGCAGCCATGGCTCAAGGACGTCGCCGCGCTGACGCGCAAGCGGTTGTCGGCGTGA
- the leuC gene encoding 3-isopropylmalate dehydratase large subunit: MSPRTLYQKLIDSHTVARLDEQNILLFCDLHLMNEYTSPQAFAGLYEEGRGVPMPGQNVAVVSHIIPTHPGRIRVIADPPSALQASYLKKNCDTFDIPLFDTNDALQGIEHVVAPEHGMIRPGMVVICGDSHTTTYGALGALGFGIGTTEVEHVLATQTLVYRVARTMHIRVDGQLAAGVTAKDLVLAIIGRIGARGALGYVIEYSGSAIEALSIEARFTLCNMIVEAGARGALIAPDQRAIDYVMARAPDLAGEHRQAALAAWRDLRTDDGAAYDAFHAFDARDIAPQVTWGTSPDQVVAIDGQVPRLRDLAEGAARASGARAMAYTKLREGDAIEGTPIQHVFIGSCTNGRIEDLRAAAAVICGRRVAEGVRAMVVPGSGMVKAAAEAEGLDKVFIEAGFEWRNAGCSMCLAMNDDVLADGVRCASTTNRNFEGRQGRGAITHLMSPAMAAAAATTGRITDVRRLEKNHG; this comes from the coding sequence ATGTCTCCACGAACGCTCTACCAGAAGCTCATAGACTCGCATACGGTGGCAAGGCTCGATGAGCAGAACATCCTGCTTTTCTGCGACCTGCACCTGATGAACGAGTACACCAGCCCGCAGGCCTTCGCCGGCCTGTACGAAGAAGGCCGGGGCGTGCCGATGCCCGGCCAGAACGTGGCCGTGGTCAGCCACATCATCCCCACCCATCCGGGCCGGATACGCGTCATCGCCGACCCGCCCTCGGCCTTGCAGGCGAGTTATCTGAAGAAGAACTGCGACACCTTCGACATCCCGCTGTTCGACACGAACGATGCCCTGCAAGGCATCGAGCACGTCGTCGCCCCCGAGCACGGGATGATCCGGCCCGGCATGGTGGTGATCTGCGGCGATAGCCATACGACCACGTATGGCGCGTTGGGCGCGCTCGGCTTCGGCATCGGCACCACCGAGGTCGAGCACGTCCTGGCCACGCAGACGCTGGTCTACCGGGTCGCCCGGACCATGCACATCCGCGTCGACGGCCAACTGGCCGCGGGCGTGACGGCGAAGGACCTGGTGCTGGCCATCATCGGCCGCATCGGCGCGCGCGGGGCGCTGGGCTACGTCATCGAGTACAGCGGCAGCGCCATCGAGGCGCTGTCCATCGAGGCCCGGTTCACGCTGTGCAATATGATCGTCGAGGCGGGCGCCCGCGGCGCGCTGATCGCGCCCGACCAGAGGGCGATCGACTACGTGATGGCGCGCGCTCCCGACCTCGCGGGTGAGCATCGCCAGGCCGCGCTGGCGGCGTGGCGCGACCTGCGCACCGACGACGGCGCCGCCTACGATGCGTTCCACGCGTTCGACGCGCGCGACATCGCGCCGCAAGTCACCTGGGGGACGAGCCCGGACCAGGTCGTCGCCATCGACGGACAGGTGCCGCGCCTGCGCGATCTCGCCGAGGGGGCGGCGCGCGCCAGCGGCGCGCGCGCGATGGCGTACACGAAGTTGCGGGAAGGCGATGCGATCGAAGGCACGCCGATCCAGCACGTCTTCATCGGCTCCTGCACCAACGGCCGGATCGAAGACCTGCGCGCGGCGGCGGCCGTCATTTGCGGCCGCCGCGTCGCCGAGGGCGTGCGGGCCATGGTCGTGCCGGGCTCGGGGATGGTCAAGGCCGCGGCGGAAGCGGAAGGGCTGGACAAGGTCTTCATCGAAGCCGGGTTCGAGTGGCGCAATGCGGGCTGTTCGATGTGCCTGGCCATGAACGACGACGTGCTGGCCGACGGCGTGCGCTGCGCGTCCACGACCAACCGCAACTTCGAGGGCCGGCAGGGCAGGGGCGCCATCACCCACCTCATGAGCCCGGCAATGGCCGCCGCGGCGGCAACGACGGGGCGCATCACGGACGTGCGCCGGCTGGAGAAGAATCATGGCTGA
- a CDS encoding tripartite tricarboxylate transporter substrate binding protein, with protein MLRRGLLAILATFAFCTSASADYPERPIKLIVPYAPGGSADIVARMVGDEWAKALGRAIVIENRGGAGGNVGVDAVAKSAPDGYTIGLQTVSLAINPALFPHMPYDTLKDLAPIGMVASSQHVLVVNNEVPVKSVKELIELAKKEPGKLTYASAGPGSTFHMAAELFKAVAGVDMVHIPYRGGGPALIDVMSGQVQLCFPVLAAAQGQIQSGKIRALGVTGAKRSPLMPDVPTIAEAGLPGYSFDTWFIVFAPARTPQPVIDKLNETLDKVLASKAMSDRMNREGFEATPSTPAQARARLETEIPKWDKLVKDRGITIQ; from the coding sequence ATGCTGCGTCGCGGGCTTCTCGCCATCCTCGCCACTTTCGCGTTCTGTACCAGCGCCTCGGCCGACTATCCCGAGCGGCCCATCAAGCTCATCGTTCCCTATGCGCCCGGCGGCAGCGCGGATATCGTCGCCCGCATGGTCGGCGACGAATGGGCCAAGGCCCTGGGCCGCGCCATCGTCATTGAAAACCGGGGCGGTGCCGGCGGAAACGTGGGCGTGGACGCCGTCGCGAAGTCGGCGCCCGACGGTTACACCATCGGCCTGCAGACCGTGTCGCTGGCCATCAATCCGGCCCTGTTCCCCCACATGCCGTACGACACCTTGAAGGACCTGGCGCCCATCGGCATGGTGGCGTCCTCGCAGCACGTGCTGGTCGTCAACAACGAGGTCCCGGTCAAGAGCGTCAAGGAGCTGATCGAACTGGCCAAGAAGGAGCCGGGCAAGCTGACCTATGCCTCGGCCGGGCCCGGCAGCACCTTCCATATGGCGGCCGAGTTGTTCAAGGCGGTGGCGGGGGTGGACATGGTGCACATCCCTTATCGCGGTGGCGGTCCCGCCCTGATCGACGTGATGAGCGGGCAGGTGCAGTTGTGCTTCCCCGTCCTGGCGGCCGCGCAAGGCCAGATCCAGAGCGGCAAGATACGCGCGCTGGGCGTGACGGGCGCCAAGCGCTCGCCGCTGATGCCCGACGTTCCGACCATCGCCGAAGCCGGCCTGCCGGGTTATTCCTTCGATACGTGGTTCATCGTCTTCGCGCCGGCGCGCACGCCCCAGCCCGTCATCGACAAGCTGAACGAAACCCTCGACAAGGTGCTCGCTTCCAAGGCGATGTCGGACCGCATGAACCGTGAAGGTTTCGAGGCGACGCCGTCCACGCCCGCGCAGGCCCGGGCCCGCCTCGAAACCGAAATCCCCAAATGGGACAAGCTGGTCAAGGACCGCGGCATCACCATCCAGTGA
- a CDS encoding LysR family transcriptional regulator, with product MSPLSDLEFFAVLAKHASLREAAQQLGITPPAVSKRLHAVERRLGVRLLNRTTRRASLTPEGETYLLEGARVLEELEALERKVAGARAIPRGILRVVATLGFGRRFISPALSEFARRFPDVEVQLTLTDRPVNLIEQGFDLQIRIGELPDSTLTARLLAHNRRVLGASKAYLSTHGHPATPRELARHACLFIQENDETFGTWHLQSGGASETVKVRGPLASNDGECVVNWALDGHGILMRSLWEIKPLLQSGRLERVLPKWDLPPADIYAVFPTRNYLSAKTRALVDFLLDTFAPQRRDRDGQW from the coding sequence ATGAGCCCCCTCTCCGACCTGGAGTTCTTTGCCGTCCTCGCGAAACACGCCAGCCTGCGCGAGGCGGCGCAGCAACTGGGCATCACGCCTCCCGCGGTCAGCAAGCGCCTGCACGCCGTCGAACGGCGTCTGGGGGTGCGGCTCCTGAACCGGACGACGCGGCGGGCCAGCCTGACGCCGGAGGGAGAAACCTACCTGCTCGAAGGCGCGCGCGTGCTGGAAGAACTGGAAGCGTTGGAGCGCAAGGTCGCCGGCGCGCGGGCCATCCCCCGGGGCATCCTGCGCGTGGTGGCGACGCTGGGATTCGGCCGCCGTTTCATCTCGCCGGCGCTGTCCGAATTCGCCCGGCGCTTTCCCGACGTCGAGGTCCAGCTCACGCTCACGGACCGTCCCGTCAACCTCATCGAGCAGGGGTTCGACCTGCAGATCCGGATAGGGGAACTGCCCGACTCGACGCTGACGGCGCGGCTGCTGGCCCACAACCGCCGCGTGCTGGGCGCCTCCAAGGCTTACCTGTCCACGCACGGCCACCCGGCGACGCCGCGCGAACTGGCCCGGCACGCCTGCCTCTTCATCCAGGAAAACGACGAGACCTTCGGCACCTGGCACCTGCAGTCCGGCGGCGCGTCGGAAACCGTCAAGGTCCGCGGCCCGCTCGCCTCCAACGACGGGGAATGCGTCGTGAACTGGGCGCTGGACGGCCATGGCATCCTGATGCGGTCTTTGTGGGAGATAAAGCCCCTGCTCCAGAGCGGACGCCTGGAGCGCGTGCTGCCGAAATGGGACCTGCCCCCCGCGGACATCTATGCGGTATTTCCCACCAGGAACTATCTCTCGGCGAAGACGCGCGCGCTGGTGGACTTTCTTTTGGACACCTTCGCGCCGCAGCGGCGCGACAGGGACGGCCAGTGGTAG
- a CDS encoding Bug family tripartite tricarboxylate transporter substrate binding protein: MKLLSKLARRWFSAGALTAGLLGAPFASSAADAYPSQPIRLIVPFSPGGAVDVYARIVAPALGKELGQSVVVDNRPGASGIIGTETVARSAPDGYTLVLGNIATLGINPVIYKNNPFDPLKQLTPITKTVAVNYVLVVNPGKVPVHSVAELVAYAKAHPGTLTYGSSGTGSMQQMAAALFESKTGIKLLHVPYKGTGALLGDLVAGHIDMIFADQGTMMQQVKAGKLVALAVGGSRRVAEYPDIPTIAEAAQLPGFEVVAWQGLAGPPGLAPDVVEKLNHAIAKLQSDPGIRDKLLEAGLVPDAGSPAAFRDYIGAELQKWGKVAADLGIKAD; encoded by the coding sequence ATGAAGCTTCTTTCAAAATTGGCGCGCCGATGGTTTTCCGCGGGCGCGCTGACGGCCGGGCTGCTCGGCGCCCCCTTCGCATCATCGGCGGCCGATGCCTATCCCAGCCAGCCCATCCGGCTGATCGTCCCGTTCTCACCCGGCGGCGCCGTGGACGTCTACGCCCGCATCGTCGCCCCCGCGCTGGGCAAGGAACTCGGGCAAAGCGTGGTGGTGGACAACCGTCCCGGCGCGAGCGGCATCATCGGCACGGAAACCGTGGCGCGATCCGCGCCCGACGGCTATACGCTGGTGCTGGGGAACATCGCCACCCTGGGCATCAACCCGGTCATCTACAAGAACAATCCCTTCGATCCGCTCAAGCAGTTGACCCCCATCACCAAGACCGTCGCGGTCAATTACGTGCTGGTGGTGAACCCCGGCAAGGTGCCGGTGCACAGCGTGGCCGAACTGGTGGCCTATGCCAAGGCGCATCCGGGCACCCTTACCTACGGGTCGTCGGGGACCGGCAGCATGCAGCAGATGGCCGCCGCGCTTTTCGAATCGAAGACGGGAATCAAGCTCCTGCACGTCCCGTACAAAGGCACCGGCGCGCTGCTCGGCGACCTGGTCGCCGGGCATATCGACATGATATTCGCCGACCAGGGCACGATGATGCAGCAGGTGAAAGCCGGCAAGCTCGTCGCGCTGGCCGTCGGCGGATCGCGCCGCGTTGCCGAGTACCCGGACATTCCCACCATCGCCGAGGCCGCCCAGTTGCCGGGCTTCGAGGTGGTCGCGTGGCAGGGATTGGCCGGGCCGCCCGGGCTGGCGCCGGACGTCGTCGAGAAGCTGAACCATGCCATCGCCAAGCTGCAGTCCGACCCCGGCATCCGCGACAAGCTGCTGGAAGCCGGCCTGGTTCCCGATGCCGGCTCGCCGGCGGCCTTCCGCGACTACATAGGCGCGGAACTGCAAAAATGGGGCAAGGTCGCCGCCGACCTGGGCATCAAGGCGGATTGA
- a CDS encoding ribonuclease activity regulator RraA: protein MKPETRELLRGVSTATLCTCLFKRGLRTQMIQGALPVGGVRGGPSMVGEAFTLRYMPAREDLNGIEVFRDRAHPQRKAVEDCPPGAVLVIDSRKDARAASAGGILVGRLQARGVEGVVTDGGFRDAPEIGKMKIRAYHQRPSAPTNLTLHQAIDINVPIGCGDAPVFPGDVIVGDDEGVLVIPAHMADEIAAEAAEMTVFEDFVAEQVANGRSILGLYPATDPQTPIDFAAWRKERNR from the coding sequence CTGAAACCCGAGACCCGTGAATTGCTGCGCGGCGTGAGCACCGCCACCTTGTGCACCTGCCTGTTCAAGCGCGGCCTGCGCACGCAGATGATCCAGGGCGCCTTGCCCGTGGGCGGCGTGCGCGGCGGTCCGTCCATGGTGGGCGAGGCCTTCACCCTGCGCTACATGCCGGCGCGCGAAGACCTCAACGGCATCGAAGTCTTCCGCGACCGCGCGCATCCGCAGCGCAAGGCCGTCGAGGATTGCCCGCCCGGGGCGGTGCTGGTGATCGATAGCCGCAAGGACGCGCGCGCGGCCTCGGCCGGCGGGATACTCGTCGGCCGCTTGCAGGCGCGCGGCGTGGAGGGCGTGGTGACCGACGGCGGTTTCCGCGACGCGCCCGAGATCGGCAAGATGAAGATCCGCGCCTATCACCAGCGCCCGTCGGCGCCGACCAATCTGACGCTGCACCAGGCCATCGACATCAACGTGCCCATCGGCTGCGGCGACGCGCCGGTGTTTCCCGGCGACGTCATCGTCGGCGACGACGAGGGCGTGCTGGTGATTCCCGCGCACATGGCCGATGAAATCGCCGCCGAGGCCGCGGAGATGACGGTGTTCGAGGACTTCGTGGCCGAGCAGGTGGCCAACGGCCGTTCCATCCTGGGCCTGTATCCCGCGACCGATCCGCAGACGCCGATCGATTTCGCGGCGTGGCGCAAGGAACGCAATCGTTGA